The following DNA comes from Merismopedia glauca CCAP 1448/3.
CCATAAGGAGAAGCATGGAGAATTACTTGCGTACAATTGATAGATTTGAGATAATTTACTGCCCTTTGGGTTAACTGCGTTCCAATCCCTTGCTGACGATATTCTGGCTCTACATACACACCCCAAATATACCCATACTTTCGATAGCTTTCTACAAAAGGAATCGGGTACAAACCAGCAAATAACTGACAACTGACTGAGCCAATAGGTTTACCATCAAATTCGGCTACAAAGGCTTGATAATCTAGTTGACTGCGGGCACTCTCAATAAACTTAATTAACTCCTGTTGCCAATCAGGAATTATGACATTTTCTGGGACTTGGTTATCTAGCCAAAGCTGATAAAAATGTTGAGCAATGATTAAATCATCTTCTCGATGAGCTACTCTGAACTTTGCTTCAATTTGACCCATGATTTTCAACTAAAATTACTATTTGCGATCGCTAAATATATTAACACGAGAAAATAGAGGAGAATAACTATTGTATTCCCCTCCCGTATCTATTTCAAAAACATAACTAGAGCCTCAAATGATAGAGCGATCGCTAGTTTATAATCTCAGCGTACACTCCTTCATCAAACCCTTGATGATATTGTCTTTGAGCATCACCAATCGCGAAATTTCAACCAATAATTCTTGCATTTGTTCGCGATTCATATTTCCGGCAGATTGCTCTACCAATTTCATTTGGAATTGTTGTTCTAAGGTTAAATCAAAGGATATATTTTCCACAGCAGACCTCCTGCTAATGATTGGTTAGCTTGACTTTGGGTAAGAAAAAGGGTCATAAAAGCCCATACAGTGTCGGTGAATCTTACCCTTGAGAGCTACTGTTTCCTGAATGCCATAAAGTGGCTGTGTCATCGCAGGTTAATCCCTGACAAACACCGGATTAGCGGAACAATCTCATCTAGGTAAGAGGGGTTAGTTTGAACATTGCCAAATTTAAGTTTTCTGGCTACTGGATGGTTGATTAGATACTACTAAACTAGTATCTTAAATATTATTATAGCTAAAAATTAGCGCTATGCAACCAAACAAAGGCTATAGAAACGCCCACTGCCTGAAGTTTCATTTAGTGCTAGTTACCAAAGATCGTTGCAAAGTCATCGATTCAGCCATGTTGGAACGCCTAGAAGAAATTATGAGAACCACTTGCCAAAAATGGAAATGTAAACTAGAAAGTTTTCAAGGAGATGAGAGTCATGTCTACTTACAAATTGACTTCCCCCCAGAGGTACAATTAAGTAAATTAATAAACAATCTTAAGACAGTTTCTAGCCGACTAATTCGC
Coding sequences within:
- a CDS encoding NblA/ycf18 family protein → MENISFDLTLEQQFQMKLVEQSAGNMNREQMQELLVEISRLVMLKDNIIKGLMKECTLRL
- a CDS encoding GNAT family N-acetyltransferase; the protein is MGQIEAKFRVAHREDDLIIAQHFYQLWLDNQVPENVIIPDWQQELIKFIESARSQLDYQAFVAEFDGKPIGSVSCQLFAGLYPIPFVESYRKYGYIWGVYVEPEYRQQGIGTQLTQRAVNYLKSINCTQVILHASPYGMPVYTKLGFVPSNEMRLDLEV
- the tnpA gene encoding IS200/IS605 family transposase; this translates as MQPNKGYRNAHCLKFHLVLVTKDRCKVIDSAMLERLEEIMRTTCQKWKCKLESFQGDESHVYLQIDFPPEVQLSKLINNLKTVSSRLIRKEFKACIDEFCKDAFWHGTYYIASCGGMTIEELKDYVEKHTHISIHAELN